The following is a genomic window from Manihot esculenta cultivar AM560-2 chromosome 9, M.esculenta_v8, whole genome shotgun sequence.
ACAGGAAACAGGGCAAGAACCAGCAAATACACTTCCAGCAGACCCCAgcaggatgctcctcagccaccagaagacgaagcccccaaccagacagtagaggctcgtctcagtagGATTGAGGACCGAATAcaaaggatggagcacttgttggacctgctggtggaccattttctgccccagcaccgtgacagatagcgatctgcccagtgatttgcccagtgcttgcccaagtcactggtcaaatcacccacaggccaggaagtccctttcccttttctccttcatttctctatatatatatattcaaacattgaggacaatatttgggataggtgtgggggtactggagagtatttattcactgatcacaccatcttttgatttctatttgtttcttattgtttctttttgtttctttttgcattattcttacccctttttgcacacaccagaattttttcacactttttgcacacacacacagaattttgtcttggtttttgctctactcaatatagataacaaggttaaaagagtttccttatctcatgaccccattgatttgccacccctttaagcctaaattgaatcattcacagtatgttaccttcacttagaaagttctttacttgaattgaatccttaaatttgttgtggtcaagggaaataaaaataaaaatacatgcaaataaaaagctagtgtaactccctatgagctgatttgcccaaactatcatgacaaaccagcacaaagcacaaatcacaaacttgttccaatggtctaagatttttgaactgagcctaatagccacttggagaagtaactgactgagtaaccgggggtgtatcacccatgtacacaatcgcgtaaaaaggtcagtaactttttcaagcaaataagtttcaatggtctagactatgaacagagctagtagccacttgaacaagtgactaactgagtaaccgggggtgtatcacccatgtacacaatcgcgtaaaaagggtagtgactttttcaggcaaggataagaataagtgctgctaaaaataaaaataaaaagaaagagagaagaaaaggggcaagtcactcctaggggttgcattaaaactaacataaaggaataagcatgattgattcaaaaacctttctcttgaccatggtaggtaaaaggaaacaaggaaaggagaggatgaccttagtgcatgtactctatactgtgataattcagattaggagtctagggggggctgattaagtggtacttaggctctaaggaaaaaggggcttgattggctaagttatttgttgcttgaggacaagcaaaaagctaggtgtgggggtatttgatcaagcataaattagccacatttttattatcttttttattgcttatttacacattttttagtttaatttatggtttttatcttgtttttacagaaaaggaagaaattggaaaattggagaaaaagtgcagaaaattgacagaaaagtgattgggtcagtgatttgcccagtgatccgcccagatcaagctgaagcagaaacctggaggcaacaggcagaagtgataaggtcagtgatttgcccaggacactcgaagacactagccaaatcactcgcagaagacagagagaactgactcacagaaacgtgatcgggtctgtgatttgcccaatcacttgaagaaactggtcaaatcaccgggcaaatcactttcacaacagaaactgacagcagagcgggaatttgggcagaaaacagaaatccgaattttcagaagtccaaatccaacccaatcactaccaacataaaaccaagagccacgaaagagcttctcatccaaggaattccaattgcaattaaattcaacatcaaaagaggagtcaaacaccaaatcaaaaagggatttcaaaaccctagatagatagaattcttcagctataaaaggagagcctccaaaccagcaaaggagcttctgatcagcaactcaactcgccagaaactctccagcatcttcctttttcctttcttttcatcttttgtgtacttagtccaccatgagtggctaatttccttcctttctagttgaagttggtgaatttcagattttgtgatgaattgggagatttaatactccattgttgaactcttgtttatttctatatttatgcaatctgatcttttccataattattactttgcttttagaatcaataagggcccattgcttttaaattgctaaagtgataaattgtttgaatgatttaggtccgtaattgcttaaattgtttaaactcacatttaatcaagttgcatgatctaaacttgaccacgcggttggcaaggttagaattaggtttctctaagtcttaatgcagttaacagttgttcgatgctataatgccccaaggacgtttcttggcaacttgttaactagtgtttgattagcgaacgtttcctaatcaaactagaactaaggaggaatttggattgtgagaagcgtcttccacatccaaaactaatttattggaataaataggagtgttaaagaatcaatactcaattctaaacaatctgaaataagatccatacttcaactagaagcttttctcttattgatttactcatctttaaattatttgcttgctattgttaattagctttagtacatcttcaacacaaaacccccctcttttatttacttgttatttacttgacctagtcattattaggaaaatcattggtgtcaattctctgtggttcgaccctattgtcacaatctacaagtttattgttgattgtctaataggtttattttttacggcttcgacaaccgcctatcagcaATTCTCTCTTAATGTTTATTTGAGAAGAGTGTGTTTATATACAGCTCTATGGACTATTCTAGAAATATACACATCATATTATACAGCTGTTTGTTATAGAAGAAAGCATACGAGCTAAAAGAGAGAAAGTGATTCTTGTGTTATTTATGTAGCTACAAAGATGAAACAAAATGTAGTCTCCTTGTACTCCCtgttttgatgatgaatgaAATGCATTGTTTTGAATAAGTGGGAGAGCACTGCACACCGTTTTGGCTACTGTTAAATTGTATCAAGGGTTCTTTAATCTGCCTTTCTTCTCTTTGTTTTGTCCTTTTTCTGTTTGTTTTGCGATGGGTTTGTTGTATGCAGGTTTCAACTTCAGAGATAGACAACTCTTTTCTTCgggctttttgcaaaattagggGCGGGAGAAAACTTATTTATGGATTTAGGGTTGAAGATAAATTATTTGCAGATAATTTATATATCTAATCGcagtataatattaattttataattataaaattataaattacagtaattttttatttaaaaattaataataaaatttattcaatattaatatattaaaattataaaaaaaattattattataaaaatatctaatattatttaattacaacCGAAACTACTTAGATCGTTAGTACGAAAATGTCAAGACTCTTTTCATGTCAGACGGTTATTTAATTTCTTCAGCGCGCATGCGAGCAGAGCTGTGAATTGACTGGGTTTGCTGTCCTTCTTCAAGTCACATCACAAGGCTGGACTCCTCGTACTGGATCTAGACTCGCAGGCAACCCGATCTGTCCCGTGTCTGGATCAGAACCGAATATGCTGGACCGACTAAATAAAGTGGGTTTCTGAGACCTTAGACCTATTTCACTTTTTCGGATTTAATTTCCCTTAGAGTGAGAAAAGTCCGGCagttatcaaattatataataatatatttcataactcTCTAAAATATTAGGACATTAATATTATTCTGTACGACTGGATAATagcaattcaataaaaataaatttaatttttataattttaaatatttatacactcatatattaattaattaatataattataatattttaataaataaaaaataaataaaataaataatggcctggcgccacttagaATGGTATATTTCATAATTCTCTAAAATATTAAGgtattaatattattctgtaCGACATAATAGcagtctaataaaaataaatttaatttttataattttaaatatttataaactcatatattaattaattaatataattataatattttaaataatatataatattattgttaaataatatgagtaatttttaattatataataatattattttataattttataaaaaaataaaaaaaaagaaaagaatggctggcgccactctaagtggcgccaggccattcttaaaaaaaaaaaataatgtctGGCGCCATTTTAAATGGCGCCAGGCCCTGACGCCTTTTAAACAGGCggtaaattttctttttgactGCCACGTGGCAGTTCAACTCCAAATCTGCAAATAATTTATCTTCAACCCTAAATCCACAAATAAGTTTTCTCCCACccctaattttgcaaaaagccccTTTTCTTCTGTCTAGACTGGTGACTGGTTATCGGAGGCAATTTGCAGAGTCATATCTCAGAAGGTGCGATTGGATCGCCAAAGAGCATATCTTCCACACCTTTGCCCAACGTAATCTTCGATCTAAGGGAGTCCTTTGATCTCAGTATTGGATCTGTGGTTTCAACATTCAACAGAGACTTTTGAGAATGATTCATCTCGATCTGATGGTAGCGCGACTTTTCCTCCTTTCTAAGAGAGAATTAGATGGATGAACCTTAGAAGAATAGCAAAATCTAAATTGTCCAACCAAAACATAGAGCAATAACAGATTAAAGAGGAAGAGTTGGgcttttatttccttttttttttttttcaaagttgTAAAATTAGAAAGTCATGAAGGAGGGAGTAGAGAAAGCTGTATACACAGAGATTTGGAATGGATATCGTGAGGGTGATTGGCTTAGCTGTAGGGGATTTTAGGggtttaaaattaagaattagggttttaattaaataatttaaaaggaacaatattttgcttcttttttactGTCAGATCAACTATCCAAGtaattaataaatagaaaaattattataatattgatatataatgttttttttttaaaaaaaatccaatatTGTTTAGCATCTAAAGTATGTCAAAGAGGAAAGTCGcataaaaaaaccaaaaaaaaggaAACGGTGTCGTTTTCCTTTGGGAGAAAGAGAGACACCATAACCCATCCCAATCAGCAAATCGCACTCCAGAGGAATTTCGGATAATCTTAAAAATGAGCTTTAAGATAGTTAGAGGACAAAGACAAATGCATGTTTCTACAATCTTAACATTATTTccattcaaaataaatattttttgtctacattatttataattaaataatgtaatatttatattaaaattgtaatttattaaatatttgaaattaatattaaattactacggaaactaataattttatttttttaatgcatATTAAATATTGATATCTTAGAAAACTAATAATCTAGGATGACTTATAATTTAagatagataaataaataaatagtaaaataaaattgaaaaaatcataaaattaacagcaagtaataaaataaaactaacaaaataatttttgcaTGTTAAAATTTCTTGAGATAATTGttattcatatttaaatttatcagatgagttatatatttttatgcaaGCAGTAAAGGAAAAGCTGTAAATATGCACGTGACCAATCAGAGAATGATTTTCGTGGTAAAGATTCATTCaacttttatttcatttatgAAAGTGTTACAAACTTTAGCTCCGACATAGAAACTGACCTATCAGACACTTATGAACTGTAGATGTCATAATACTTACAATTGGGCCCTAAAGATTACATTACAAATTATGCgatttaacaattttttttattaaatatatgtaaGTAATTGCTtatgtattataaaaattaatgtaattgaaaaattaatatatattttttattaaatatatataattttattcaaataataataatcgaatttaaaatatatttatataatttattaatttttaattaaatttaaaactataaatcagattcgaattgaaataatttaattttcgtacatattttatagtttatattTTTAGATGTTACCGTGTTTACTCCGAATTAATTCACTAAAGAGAGAACTCCAAATCAAACCATTAAAGTATGcacaattatttaattaacgATCTTTGCATACATAATTGCTTGAGCTAAATCCAGATTTGGATGCTCAAAAGCAATTAGCTAAAGATATTAGGAAGTGCATATTTGCCCAAGAATTCCTACTTGCAGCTTCCAAGAGGAGCGCCACACAAGCAACGATTATGGAAATATGTGTAGTGATCAAATCTCTGCAAATCACCACCCACAGGAATCTGCCCACAAAGCCTGTTGTAACTCACGTTCAAGGATTGCAGATTGAGTTGAGTCATCTGCACGGGAATGTTACCGTAGATCTTGTTGTGATTAACGTCTAACCATGTCAGGCTGCTGGGAAACACCACCTTTGACAAATCAAATTTCAACAGATTTCTTGACAGGTCTACGATTTCGGTAGTTTTGTTTGGTCCAAACAGGACAGAAGCATCGCCTTCAAGCCTGTTGCGAGAGAAATCGAGGACGTTGAAGTCCGTTTTGCCTAGAGATGCAGGGATTTTGCCTGAAAGTTGGTTATGAGACAAGTAAAGATAAGGTACTTTGCCTTGAAATGCACCGAATGATTCTGGGATGGAGCCTGTGAGCTTGTTCCTGTCCAAGTGAAGTGTCCCGAGATTTGGCAATAGAGCGAGTGAACTCGGTATTGATCCAGACAGGCTGTTAAAAGCCAGGTCCAACAACGTGAGACTCTTGAGTTGGCTAAGGAAGTCAGGTATCGGTCCAGTGAGGCTTAGCCAACTAAGACTCAGAATTTTGAGGCTTTTGAGCTTGGCAATGGCGGGTTGTATGGGGCCTGTAATGTTTGTTAGCTTGTGGAACTCAAGGGTTTGGAGATAAGGTAAATCACCAACAGCAGGGGGGATTTCGCCGGAAAGTTCACCGGCGAAAATGGTGAGAGAAATGATACGGTGGTTGGTAGAATCACACTTGACCTGGTACCATTTGCAGCAATCGGTGTCCGACTTCCAAGAGGCAAGAAGGTAAGGATTGCCGAAGTGTTGTTTGATTTGGAGGAGAACCTTTTTGTCATGGTGGTTGCAGAGCTCTGAGAAGGAAAGAGAAAAGAGGGTAGAAATGAGGAGCGAAAGGAAAAGAATCCGCTTCATATTTGGAGATGGGAAGTAAAGGTATTGTTGAACTAGGCAAGAAGTGCGTGTTATTTATAGGCAAGAGATTgatgatatatttatttatttattatttttcttttataaaaaattgatttattccATCGATAAACCCATGGGTCAAGGTACAAATTACATCACAAATGAGAAACTGAtggcaaaaaaataaaaggctaCCCAAGGTCCAAATCAGAAAAAGCAACAAACAAATAGAGTCAACTAAACAACTTTTGGCCCAAAAAACAAGCTCTAAAAAGGAAAACTAAGCCTACGGCCCAAGGCCTACAGAGAATACAGAAACCCAACCAAAGTAAAAACCCTAGTTTATTGAGAGAGAAGCTTTTCTGGTTCCACCATCATTGAAGACGAGTAGATGGAAGGAAGGGCAGAAGGCTGTGAAGGGAAAAGAACACTGGAACCCAATACACCCAAAATCGGAAGAGCCTATTTCAAATAAGGTAGTAGAAGCAAAGCAAACTATCAAAAACGCTAAAGCCAAAACTTCATCTAAGCAATAAAGAGGATGCAGCGCAGATCTCTTCGACTTTATAGCCCTTGAGGATTGACTGTCcgaaaaaacaaaaggaaacatgTAGAGATTTATGAGAATACATACATTAAATATAAGAGAAACCCTTCACAGCCAAAGATGATAGACAACATGCAATCTGAAACACAAATAGACAGAGAAGGGTTTAGATCCAAAGAAGACGAGACAGAGAAGGGTTtattaaatattctttagaacTTTTATAAACTTTCCATTTCAATCCATCAataaatctttttaaaaaaaacccacgaaaaatcttaaaattaaaacattatttcttttccaaacaataataaaatttaaaaaattataaaaaatcttactttataaaattaaatttaaaaaaaaaatctaattttactcTATTTTCTCCCAAATAAAATATGGACAGGAAGGGATGGGGAACTTTCCCATAATGTATGTAGTTTCATTCCTGGTggatgttaataaaaaattatacataaaaagTTCCCtaatgttaaattttttaatatctagaacaaaaaataactttaagtttgattaaaaaattatttatttattaatattttaaaaatattttaaatatataaaatatgaaaagaatataaagaatattttccatgactgaaattattaaattaaaatgtgtCTTTACACTGGTAATTTAATTTGACTATAATTTGGTTTGGATCATGAACCAAATTATAACCAGTtggattatattatatttaaaataggtATAatcgaaaaattaataaaaagtttatatttttcaatgtgaaaaaataaaataaataaaaattgttaaatgaaaagagtattaattaattattattattattataaattcaaatatttaataaaatataattttagtttatatgttttttttaaagtaaattttagtttatatgTTTAATGAgttaatatgaaataatataaaaatgtgAATATTTATTAGGATCTTAAAAATCGGGTCCTAAAAAATAGAATACCAAGTCATGTGATTgtaatatttaacaatataatttattaaataaattatgaaattgcataagctgatataaattaattcattttagATGAATATTttcttctaaattttaaatacttagaAATTCAAATTCGAAATCATTAAGTGAGAAAGAGTTTGTAGAACTTCTGGGTAACTAATTAtagacattttttatttttttattaaatacaaattCACTCATTATTAAAAAAGGGAATGcacaattatatttattaaaggtCATAGCACATATTTATGCTTACACAAATCCAGCTTTGCCTTCTCAAAGGCAATTAGATTAACAAGGGAATGAAAATCTTCTCTGCCCACAGCCTCTCCTACTTGCAGCTTTCAAGAGGAGCGCCGCACAAGCAACGATTATGGAAATACGTGTAGGAATCAAAGCTCTGCAACTTACCACCCACAGGAATCTGCCCACAAAGCCTGTTGTAACTCACATTCAAGAGCTGCATAGTCAGTTGAGTCATCTGCTGGGGAATGTTACCGTAGATTTTGTTGTGATTAAGGTCTAACGATGTCAGGCTGCTCGGAAACACCACCTTTGACAAATCAAATGTCAACAGATTCCTGGACAGATCTACGATTTGGGTAGTTTTATTTGGCCCAAACAGGACAGAAGCATCGCCTTCAAGCCTGTTGCGAGAGAAATCGAGGACGTTGAAGTCCGTTTTGCCTAGAGATGCAGGGATTTTGCCTGAAAGTTGGTTATGAGACAAGTAAAGATAAGGTACTTTGCCTTGAAACGCACCGAATGATTCTGGGATGGAGCCCGTGAGCTTGTTCCTGTCCAAGTGAAGTGTCCCGAGATTTGGCAATAGAGCGAGTGAACTCGGTATTGATCCAGACAGGCTGTTAAAAGCCAGGTCCAACAACGTGAGACTCTTGAGTTGGCTAAGGAAGTCAGGTACTGAACCAGTGAGGCTTAGCCAACTAAGCCTGAGAAAGTTGAGGCTTTTGAGCTTGGCAATGGCGGGTTGTATGGGGCCTGTAACGTTTGTTAGCTTGTGGAACTCAAGGGTCTGGAGATAAGGCAAATCACCAACAGCAGGGGGGATTTCGCCGGAAAGTTCACCGGCGAAAATGGTGAGGGAAATGATGCGGTGGGTGGTGGAATCACACTCGACCTGATACCATTGTGTGCAGCAATCGGTGTCAGACTTCCAAGAGGCAAGAAGGTAAGGATTGCCAAAGTCTTGTTTGATTTGGAGGAGAGCTTTTTTGTCATGGTGGTTGCAGAGCTCGGAGAgggaaagagaaaagagagtgGAAATGAGGAGGGAAAGGAAAAGAATCTGCTTCATATTTGGTGATGGGAATTAATGATGTTGTTGATTTAGTGTAAGAAATATGTCTTATTTATAAGGGAATAATgaaagtattaattttttttttgtttgaaagggagaatttgatattttttatatttattcagataaatgtattattaaattaaatttgtgagcatattaaaaatattaaattaaatatttatatataaatttatatatttaaaatatatactttaatttaattcaaataaattttaatataattatttaatttagtgaTTATTGAACTAATTTTCATATGAAATTGAGTGTAGATTAAATTGAATACATATTGAAAGTGGTCTAGATAAAAACTGCACAGGATAGAAAAGGCAAGGGATTGATAGAGATGTTTGTTTAGGAAGTGGTGCACTGTCTGACGAATGATTGTAGTTCTAATCCGATTTGCCTGAATTTAGACGAAAATGAAGTCAAAGAaaatacctttttttttttttttaaattatcctACTTTTTCAAAGTTTATCGGCTTAGCCTGATTTATTAACATAgataattgatgaccgctgattccttcaccccggaccagtggcttgaccacagcccaagacccatgacgtagaggcccacgcacctgatatacataacaagcctggctcatctaACCTTCAAGGCCAGACTCGACCTCTCTTCACTCAGGCTTAGCAcccggcccaactctcagcccaACCCAGGATCCGAAATAATATTcatcagacagcctggcagatccactcgaacgtacgcacgaggaaagtcagaggccgttacgcatggagcaggcggctgataccctagtacctctgaatccgcatggcagagacgcgtggcccaatcttggagagacctttacacgtcaccagcaagcaagacaatgtataaaagaggagtcccctcctcaggaaactaaggccttattcagtaatacaaaacccttgtaaaactatattctattggatctccgatcatcaataataattttaatttatttaataaagaaaaataaaaaattaataacattctgaaaatttaaaaatatttatttttgggaaaaaagaaaattttttaaatatgagtaGAGTGGGGTCAATATTGGAGGCTTCAAACTATCAGCTGGATTTTAAAATATCGTAGATGGAATTAAAGGAGAATTCCATCCTTCAATTTCCTTCTGAAAATCGCCATCACATGCTCCACCGCACCACACCTTTGGTCAACTTATCTCTTGTGCTGTACAGCTAATTTCAGATCACGGTCAAACTCAAGacacaagaaaataaaatttatttaatatttttatataaatctgATTTTTAATTGCATATAGCTGATCGAATAAAAACCAATCAAATCCCTATAACTCTATTTTcggatcaaataaaaaattttaaaaacctaAATTTGTATGCATGCAGCCCAAATTTGCTTCAAGAAAGACGGCCTTCAAATCCCTTCTCATCTCCCTTAAGCAAAGTTTAGCAAAGGATGTGAGGAAACAACCCCATGGAAATAGAGAGAAGCACCAAAAGCTCAGCTACAAGCAAACTAAGGAAAGCACAGCTCTAAGCATTCTATCGTGAATGCTTTCTCCCTtgctaaataaaattttctcagtTACTGGTAATGACATTTCTAAAATTTCTCAtgtatttttgtatttatttataattttttatattttaaaaaaatcactataaaaaaaataaaaataaaaatacaaattttaattaataaataataagtaATTTGATCACCATTATttcaaatagttgataagtggTTATTAATTTACTTTGATGACTATTCTTTGAATATAGACATAAAGTAATCATGTAATTATTTTAAACTTaatgaaaaatgaatttaaaaagttatttaggTATCACTGCCTGCAAGAAAATGATTACTCTATGGAATGTAATGGAGCCGCCTGAGACACTCTGATCCTGACTTATCAGAGACAAAACAGAGATTAGGAACTTGCGAGGAAGAAAAAAACAGAGGTTAACAATAACAGTCTATTGAAAACAGTTCAGGAAAACATAGATGAAGttgaaaacaaacaaataaagagGTCTCTGTTCCTCCTTTTCAAAGTAAACTATCAGCTCGAGATGGTAATCTCCTGAAGAAATTGCTAGGAACTGATGGTAGCTTGCTCCGAAATCTAGGATGTCTGAACCAAAATAGGCCTGTAACTAAGATAATTATCTTGAAAGGTGTTATGTAGAGCACAAAAGCTGCAATAAAACAGAAAATTACATAGAGAGCTGTTGCTCTCGGGTCTCTCCAGCTGAGCAGAGCCTGAAA
Proteins encoded in this region:
- the LOC110622364 gene encoding polygalacturonase inhibitor, with amino-acid sequence MKRILFLSLLISTLFSLSFSELCNHHDKKVLLQIKQHFGNPYLLASWKSDTDCCKWYQVKCDSTNHRIISLTIFAGELSGEIPPAVGDLPYLQTLEFHKLTNITGPIQPAIAKLKSLKILSLSWLSLTGPIPDFLSQLKSLTLLDLAFNSLSGSIPSSLALLPNLGTLHLDRNKLTGSIPESFGAFQGKVPYLYLSHNQLSGKIPASLGKTDFNVLDFSRNRLEGDASVLFGPNKTTEIVDLSRNLLKFDLSKVVFPSSLTWLDVNHNKIYGNIPVQMTQLNLQSLNVSYNRLCGQIPVGGDLQRFDHYTYFHNRCLCGAPLGSCK
- the LOC110623427 gene encoding polygalacturonase inhibitor, translated to MKQILFLSLLISTLFSLSLSELCNHHDKKALLQIKQDFGNPYLLASWKSDTDCCTQWYQVECDSTTHRIISLTIFAGELSGEIPPAVGDLPYLQTLEFHKLTNVTGPIQPAIAKLKSLNFLRLSWLSLTGSVPDFLSQLKSLTLLDLAFNSLSGSIPSSLALLPNLGTLHLDRNKLTGSIPESFGAFQGKVPYLYLSHNQLSGKIPASLGKTDFNVLDFSRNRLEGDASVLFGPNKTTQIVDLSRNLLTFDLSKVVFPSSLTSLDLNHNKIYGNIPQQMTQLTMQLLNVSYNRLCGQIPVGGKLQSFDSYTYFHNRCLCGAPLESCK